In the Mastomys coucha isolate ucsf_1 unplaced genomic scaffold, UCSF_Mcou_1 pScaffold18, whole genome shotgun sequence genome, one interval contains:
- the Taf12 gene encoding transcription initiation factor TFIID subunit 12, with amino-acid sequence MNQFGPSALINLSSFSSIKPEPASTPPQGSMANSTTVGKIAGTPGTGGRLSPENNQVLTKKKLQDLVREVDPNEQLDEDVEEMLLQIADDFIESVVTAACQLARHRKSSTLEVKDVQLHLERQWNMWIPGFGSEEIRPYKKACTTEAHKQRMALIRKTTKK; translated from the exons ATGAACCAGTTTGGCCCCTCAGCGCTAATCAACCTCTCCagtttctcatctataaaaccaGAACCAGCCAGCACCCCGCCACAAGGCTCCATGGCCAATAGCACCACCGTAGGAAAGATAGCAGGCACTCCTGGGACAGGCGGCCGTCTCAGCCCTGAAAACAACCAG GTATTGACCAAGAAGAAATTACAAGACCTAGTAAGAGAAGTGGATCCTAATGAGCAGCTGGATGAAGATGTGGAAGAG ATGCTGCTACAGATCGCTGATGATTTTATTGAGAGTGTGGTGACGGCTGCCTGCCAGCTTGCTCGGCACCGCAAGTCCAGCACCCTGGAGGTGAAAGACGTCCAGCTGCATCTAG AGCGCCAGTGGAACATGTGGATCCCAGGATTTGGCTCTGAGGAAATCCGACCTTACAAAAAAGCTTGTACCACAGAAGCTCACAAACAG AGAATGGCATTGATCCGGAAAACAACCAAGAAATAA
- the Rab42 gene encoding ras-related protein Rab-42, with product MEAAGCSYQFRIALLGDAAVGKTSLLRCYVAGARGAAEPDSEPTVGVEFYSRALRLPSGLRVKLQLWDTAGQERFRCITRSFYRNMVGVLLVFDVTNRESFEHIQAWHQEVLSTQGPDKVVFLLIGHKCDLSTRCVSTQEAEEVAASLGMAFMETSAKSNYNVDLAFDTVARAIEQALQQGDIKLEEDWAGVRLIHRAPNPRSPSRKQDSGSCQC from the exons ATGGAGGCGGCGGGCTGCAGCTACCAGTTTCGGATCGCTCTGCTCGGGGACGCGGCGGTGGGCAAGACCTCACTGCTGCGGTGCTACGTGGCGGGCGCGCGGGGGGCGGCGGAGCCGGATTCCGAACCCACTGTGGGCGTGGAGTTCTACAGCCGCGCGCTGCGGCTGCCTTCTGGGCTGCGGGTCAAGCTGCAACTCTGGGACACCGCAGGCCAAGAGCGCTTCAG GTGCATCACCAGATCCTTCTACCGGAACATGGTGGGTGTTCTGTTGGTCTTTGATGTGACCAACAGAGAGTCCTTTGAACACATCCAAGCCTGGCATCAGGAGGTCCTATCCACTCAGGGCCCTGACAAGGTGGTCTTCTTACTGATTGGCCACAAGTGTGACCTGAGCACCCGATGCGTctccactcaggaggcagaggaagttgCTGCCTCCCTGGGCATGGCCTTCATGGAGACCTCAGCCAAAAGTAACTACAATGTGGACCTGGCCTTTGACACTGTCGCCAGAGCCATCGAACAGGCCCTGCAGCAGGGGGACATCAAACTGGAAGAGGACTGGGCAGGTGTCCGGCTCATCCATAGAGCCCCAAACCCTAGATCCCCCAGCAGGAAGCAGGACTCAGGCTCATGCCAGTGTTGA